Genomic segment of Salvia hispanica cultivar TCC Black 2014 chromosome 2, UniMelb_Shisp_WGS_1.0, whole genome shotgun sequence:
AGATTTTGTTCTACAACTTTGAGATTTTGAATTCTAGATAGATTTAGTATAACACAATCATTTAATGAATTCCATATAATTAGGTAGCAATTTCAGATGAGATTCAAACGATTTTCATAAATCAAAGAGTTGAGAGTAATTATTACCTTAGACAAGAGGCAGAGCAAGGACTGCATATGATTCCTAGCGACGGAGTCACCAACAAACGCCAACGACTTTCCCCTGACCAATTCGAGAAAGAGATTGGGCTGGAAGAGGGGAAGGTCGCAGCCGTCGGGCTTCCACTTCCACCTGAGGTACTCGGTGTCGGGCCGCCCGAACTTCATGCAGTTCTGGTGCTCCTGGATACGATTGCAGGTCTCGTTGGTGTAGTACGGGCCCTCCGGATTCCGCACCCATTGGCCCGTAAATAAGTCGCATTCCGCCGCcgatttgattaatttatcgGCGCTGGCGCGTGAGGGGAGTGTTTGGGATAATTTGGTGGTTGAAGCGGTGGAGGAGGCTTTggcggtggaggaggaggaggaggacaAGTATAAGAAGATTGTTAGGAGGAGTGTTAGCAGTGCTGCGATTGGAGCTGCCTTTACTGCTTTTTTTCGCATTTGGGATTTCCCAAAGGGAGTCATGATGAGTGTGTCACACTAGCTTGGTTTCGCCAATCTTACtcctttatttcaatatttctaGTGAATAAATGGAGCAAGCCAGATCCACGACGCGTAAATGATGAAGACtacactaattaattacattttttaatccaATACTAATATTACAGACTGCGATGAATGCGGTGGGTCATGTGTGTTcgtataattaaatatttaaataaaaataatttcgaaccgaatagtaattaattttatgctaAATAAATGGAAGGTTCGAGGAGGGTTAGGTACTCAGCGCCTAGCTACTTCATAACTCGAGAGGGCAAACACAGTTCACATCCTAagtattcataaattaaaaaaaataaaaaatcattaaattgtTAAAGAAATAATTTCACTACTGTACAAGGACGAAATAATTTTGCTCTAATCTCATAACTAAGGTTTTAATGTGTCCTCATCCAATCTTACAATTACAATTTGACTGAAAaggacgaaaaagaaaaagataaagtttgcttttaaaatttttaaaaaaaagtttgctttttttcaaataaaaaaatcagtaGTGATGAGGCACTACCACTACCACATGCTTCTCAATCTAAAATTCGAATATTTCGTTTTGAGAATCAAATTAAGTTATTTTgcacaatttaaaatattagtatatgcAATTCGAATCTTTCGATTAGAGAATCAAATTAAGTTGTTTTGCCCATTATTAATGTTAGGATTAGATCTATATTAAGCTTCATTGCAGCCTCTTTTATAtaagaaatttgaagaaagaataagttataagaacaaaaaataatacaaggATCCAAAAGAGTATAGAAGTATAGTTAGATCTACAAAACAAATAACCATATCTCAAGTAGTAGTAAGTACGTAAATTAAGAGTTACTGCGTAAAAGATTTAAGATCTAAAAGCACTTTAACCATTAAAGAGTAGAATATGATAAAGTCtctacaaaaatgaaatttgaattctcTAACAGATGTCAacatcatttcatttaaaatacaCCTACTTcataaacaacaaatattgAAAAGCATACACATTACACAACAAAAAGTGGGGCAGTATTTTCATCAACATTATCATCAATGAATGACTGTAATTAAAATCCACCGCCATGTgatgataaattgataataggagtattacaCGAAAATttcctatataaaaaaaaattgaaattttaactgTGTTGAATTTCTCTCCTCAACAATTCCTGCAAAAAATCATTCCAAGCATCAATGGGGCCAGGCAAGCACCAATGCACGCAGTCATTACGCAATACCACATTTGCCCCTGGTAAATGGCCATATTTACTAGGATGCCCATCCGGCCTCAGCCACATCGGCATGGTGGTGTCAAACAGAACAAACTTCCCTCCATTTACCGTCCCTGCTCTTCTTGCAATTTCTAGCTCCTCCAACTGTATCGTATGAAACTCCGACGCGCCCTCCGCGAGTGTAGTCTCGTTCCTCGCAAACGGCGTCTTCCGCACGCAGTCCCCGCCATTGTCCCACGCGCCGCCCTCGAAATGCGGCGGCGCGTAGGTCCGCACGAACGTCACGCCTTCGTACCCGGGCGCGGCATTGATGGCGCGGAACGCCGTGCGGAAGGCGTGGCGGTACGCGAAGCCCGGCGCGAGGTGCGTGATGTTCGAGTTAGGCTCGGGACAGTAGACGCAGCCGTGGAGGCTGCGGTTGAAGTGGATGTAGCTCGGGCGGAAGAACCATGGGCCCGCGGAAATTATAACGTAGTCGAAACGCGAGATTTGGTTGGACCACGTGTCGTCGAACTCGTCGAGGTATAGATCGAACGGGCGGCCCTTGGAGGGGTCTATGATTCCGGTCTTGACCAGAAACGGCGTCCAAAAAATAGTGATGTTGAAGTCGTGCTCTTTGTATTGGTACAATATTTTTGTATGCAATGCGTCTGCGGACTCTACGGGACGTGCAACCTCTTGTATAGATACATCAAATTCTTAGTTACTAGATTAGAATACTATGAATTGTAGTATGAAAAATTGAGTTAATTCAATGTAGATGGATCTAATAATAGAACATGGTGATAACGTGATTGCCATCCAATACATCACAATAATTGCcctatataaaaatgtttaaaacACATGAGTTGGATCATGTACAAGTTACTTAATAACAACTTGGCATGTGAAAACTGTCGgcatcctatatatataaatttcatattttaataaattaacatataaataatGTGGGCACGGAAAGAAAAATAGTCCtacaacaaatttaaatcttGATTTAGGTATAGTGCGCAAATGGTGTGTTTTCACTTTCACATAAAACATGGACACACACATATATGGTGTGAAAACACACTTTTAGTCCATTGGcattattcatttttgttttatacgtacttaattttattctaactactagtagtattaaatcTTATACTTGTAAATTAGAGTTTAACTTGTTCCTTTAAACtagtggagtagtaattactagaataaaaaagaaatgcaaaCTAAATCCGAGTTTATATGAGAAATTACTCCTAAATAATTTGTAACAATAGTGATAGGGAGTGTTACCTTAGACAAGAGGCAAATCAAGGACTGCATATGATTTCTAGCGACGGAATCACCAATAAAGGCTAACGATTTTCCCTTAACCATCTGCAGAAAGAGATCGGGCTGGAATAGCGGAAGCTCGCAAGCGTCGGGCTTCCACCTCCATTTGAGGTAGTCCGTGTCGGGCCGCCCGAATTTCATGCAATTCTGATGCTCCTGAATTGCATCGCACGTCTCGTTGGTGTAGTACGGGCCCTCCGGATTCCGCACCCATTCGCCCGTAAACAGGTCGCATTCGGCCCCGGCCCGGGAAGCGAATGTTTGGGGGAAGGAGGAGCCCGAGGAGGAAGATCCTCCTATGAAGGAGAGGTATACATGGATTGTTAGGAGGATTGTTAAGCCTGCTGCGATTATTGGAGCGGGCTTTActgatttttttctcatttggGATTTTCCAAATGGATTCATCTCCACAGATTCGcactatatttaaatttcacaaATCTAACACTTTTCTATGGTTGTTACACTTAAATACATAGAGCTGTctaaactataaaatattCCATGAGAGATTCACGGCTAATGAGGAAagtcaaatatattaatctgaCTAAATACACACGCACACGGTGAAGGGGTGTGTACATCTGAAAATTAGTAATGGAATGACCGAGGAAGTCTTGTTATTGGAGGATAAAGTTAATCCAAATCAGATTAAGATCTCCCACGACGTCAAATTTGGgtcaaatgaaaatatgagcTAAGTCAAGTCATGATTTTAGCATAGTAATTAACTTCTCATCTTGAATTTattgtaataaatgaaaaagttaTAGCCCCTTTCCCTTTTTATAACATGGAAATGAATATATCcgctttatttaatttaattaagatttagGCTAATTCTTTACAAGCCCCATTTTACTCATTATAGCcttctaaataataaaaaaaaatattaataataatatactactagtagattttctatatttataatttaatcaagttttaataaaaatatccgATTTTTAACTGCAGATAATATGAAGGCCCAAATATTATGATTTACGACTGATGAAAGGATTCACGTTTCGGCCCAACATTCCGTTTTATTAATATTGGGCTTTGAAGCCCATCACATTTGGGTCTGTGTTATTGGGATTCCCAttaatcaaatactccatcaattaaatattttatgattttttaccCCCTACAAACATTATTGCCACAATAATCAATTGTCAAAGCTGAAAGATTGTTACGTCTCTATTGTATCCTTTCTCCCAATGAGTTGTTTGAGGCATAAAGCGACAGCTCATATAAAAGTTATGGTCATATTTCAGTTCCCTACTAATtgtcatttcaaaattattatggACAATTAgctctttattttcttttcatcttgGAAAAATTTAGCACCTCATATAAAATTCTAATGGTCACATTTCAATTCCGTGCTCAAAATTGTCACATAAATATCTTTAATGACAGTGGAGGACCATTAATTAGTGGAAGCAATTGATTTTCATTTCCTGCttctatttctttattttttatgttgggATTGTCTAGCCACGTGTGCACATACATGCATGTCAATTCttggtttgattttaataatgCAAAAGTTGATTATGTTGGGTGTTAAGCCCAAtgttacaaaaattatatatctaGACACACTTTCATCAAATGAAATACTAGTAAGATAAATATTAGCGGCCAATAAAAAGAGAGCGAATTAACTATGTTTCAAAAGATTAATATGCATTGGCCCGTTTAAAAAGATTGTTATCAGGTAAAgggaaaaaattattagtatgtCATTTGTAATGATAgtttcccctttttttctaaaatagaaatagataGCGCCAGCCTACCATAATCGCCTCATTTGGATATAATTATGCGGTGAAAATACAATTGAGTTGAAATcgtacaaattaatttttcaccacattaattaataatctcAATCATAGTTTGTATGCAATATCTTGGATAGTTTTTTGGGCATGTCAATTATTCTCTAtgtccattttttcatttcgtcatgaataaatatttcaactcTATCTACTTAATTTCCTTAGTATGTGTCAAACTTTGATTCGTCAAGATGTTTTTTATACAGATGGAAACACTAATAGTATTTATTGCAATAATTGTGTTATCtacattttccaaaaaatttaatattctatgTTTCACAAGTCAATAATATAAGTCAACTTATTGTAAAAATTGAAGTAATACCGTACATGGAGCAAGCCGACGACGAGCAATAgtacatatatactaaaagtAATCAAAGAATGATGCGTCACAATTTTGCAATTcctaaacaataattaatgcatCCAaggattatatatataacaacTCAACAATTTTGCTCTTTCGAGTAGGCGAAAAACCAAATACCAAATTATTGGTATAATCAAAACTTTATTCTAACCTGATTAGTTTAAACTTGAATTAAAGACATTTACTATTTTCCAATGCTACGTCAACATCGGCCTTCAATATTAGAATATATTGTCCAAATATTCCTACATATATAGTAGGCACCAAAATCTGATCTTCCCTCTCTACAAATTTGTGGATTTCTAAAGTTGAAGGTAAGTTTTGGTTTTGTTGTGCCATATAGTAGAATTACTCTGTTGCAAGGCAAGCTTCCATAATAATTAGTTGCATGATTTATAGGAAGAAAATGGTGATGATGGGGCTGGAGAGGTTGATGAGCAGCTTGAAATCGAAGCTGATGAAGAACATCAAAGTGAAGAACTCGTACGACAAGATCGACAAGAGCGAGAGCATGAGAGTCGAAATCAGAAGCAGAAAGGCTCGCAAACTTATTCAAGACACTCTCAGAATTGCTGATTCTCCTAAAACAAGAAGCTACACTCTCTAATCTCTCTCCCCTCTCTTTGTATTTCCATCTTAATTTTCAATGTAATGCTACATATTATtaagtataaatatatgtgagttgtgtgtgtattgtttgttgatttttaaGGCTTATACAAGTACAAGTGAAAGTAATTATAGTATacattaatgaaattatttagaTGAAGATTATGtgggaagaagatgaagatgataaGCATGTGGTGTGTATTTGTTGTGAGAGTCCTTCCACCGCTTATTATGGTGGTGATTTGGATGTGTGACGTATTCTCTGCAAATGATCcctttgaaataaaatagagtacTCTAATTATCTGCAAATTGTTTTCCATGTGACACCACTGCTGCGAGGACGATCAGCATTTATCATCACCACCTAATGCAAATAAGTGGTGCTAATTAAGATTAAATAAAACCTAAACTTTATACTAAGCTTTGTTTGTATAAATTCAccacttaattatttataaatatattccttatattttcatcttcattcacacttaaatagtagtagtagtactactttattcttttaaatgtcaatttcTCTTGTTGGACCAATAAAATCTACTACTATCTTCCAATATCTttacttaaaagttaaaactcaAGATGTCCTCCCCtccacaaataaaatttatagtaaaacTGTAAAACTCTTCGTAGACAGGAAGagtactaacattttttaaaactaatgcACTTGATTAACATACCAACATATAAGTTGTCCtatatcaaaaatataaaatactccgtataagaaaaaaatcaacttaaatACCTAGAGAATCTATTACAAACTCTAATATCTCATATAGATTGTGTAAGACAATTGGTGTACGATTTATAGACTTCAATGCATCATCTTTCGTAGCAGAGTCTTTTAACGCCACATTTCCCTCTCCCAACTCTACccaaaatgtataattattagtactagaGATGTGGGGAAGTGATAATCATCTAGGGTGGGTGTCACAAATGGATATAAGTCAGGAAACGGTCACAAATATGCACATGAGGCATTTACCAAAATACTACAGAAAAGGTAAGTAacaagaaatattttatagaaCGTACAATTATATAAAGTGAGTCATATTTACATGTAAAAAAGAGCAATTCTTTGCAGAAAAGTAGAAAGACAAACATAGATGTCAAAcacaaaattccaacaaaaAACAGCATTGGACACACGTATCTACCAGATACACGACCCATATGGCCATATCTGATCCATTTACTTCTCTAGATATGCAACTCTAACCAAACTATATATTGATGTCAAAAATTTTGTgcttacatttatttttattgctacGTATATTACGTAAATGATGAATATAAATcagaattttattgaaataattcaGCCTACTTAGAGTCATTATCCAATGAAGCAGTGTAaatggattttaaaatatggaatGTAGGGTGAGGTCAAATCTGCTTGGACAGTATGAACATATATGTGTataaattggatattgttgattggtaaaaaaggaaaaatgtgttgaaataagatgagcttgtgcaaaataaaatgggtctgaaaagaataaaaatggaaagtgacAAGTGATGAAGAAACGACGAAATAGAGAGACAGCAAACCATATTTTAAGGTGCATCAACGGTAAATTAGGCACATGACATGAGCTTCATCACCACCACTCTCACcacatacaatatataaaaaaaatgtgacatttatgtgatttaaatgaaaaagaaaaatacgaTCTCTTTTCTGAGATTCAGAATTAGGAATTGAAAATCTCGAGGCCCAGCTGCAAATCCCATCTCATTCTTTcactttatcattttgattttacaTTAGTTTTAAACTATCCATAAAACTAATTGTGTCACTAGATTTATAATGTTA
This window contains:
- the LOC125204002 gene encoding protein trichome birefringence-like 19, with protein sequence MNPFGKSQMRKKSVKPAPIIAAGLTILLTIHVYLSFIGGSSSSGSSFPQTFASRAGAECDLFTGEWVRNPEGPYYTNETCDAIQEHQNCMKFGRPDTDYLKWRWKPDACELPLFQPDLFLQMVKGKSLAFIGDSVARNHMQSLICLLSKVARPVESADALHTKILYQYKEHDFNITIFWTPFLVKTGIIDPSKGRPFDLYLDEFDDTWSNQISRFDYVIISAGPWFFRPSYIHFNRSLHGCVYCPEPNSNITHLAPGFAYRHAFRTAFRAINAAPGYEGVTFVRTYAPPHFEGGAWDNGGDCVRKTPFARNETTLAEGASEFHTIQLEELEIARRAGTVNGGKFVLFDTTMPMWLRPDGHPSKYGHLPGANVVLRNDCVHWCLPGPIDAWNDFLQELLRREIQHS